From Streptomyces sp. Edi4, one genomic window encodes:
- a CDS encoding diacylglycerol kinase, which yields MSAAHQLVVLIDPVARRIDGESVRIAKDVLCAGAQAKICWPQGPEEFARALARRGRRRTVVVGDDQALLRTVTLLHKERELGRGELALVPVGTADSLRLARSLGVPMGAVAAARAVLEGAGRRLDLLVDDCDEVVLGALRVPALGPARARAASPTVWGAARSLVRTLVRAPAPVAAAVAHRLRVEADGVLLSDLDLPVAGVSVASADGLAQVAVRGCAGEWVRASARAVTISGPVGGFRYRADGVAAGPVRTRTWTVRPGAWELILPT from the coding sequence GTGTCGGCTGCGCACCAGCTCGTCGTGCTCATCGACCCGGTCGCCCGCCGTATTGACGGCGAGTCCGTGCGGATCGCGAAAGATGTGCTGTGTGCGGGAGCACAGGCGAAAATCTGCTGGCCACAGGGGCCGGAGGAGTTCGCGCGTGCGCTGGCCCGGCGGGGTCGGCGGCGCACGGTGGTGGTCGGCGACGACCAGGCGCTGCTACGCACCGTGACGCTGCTGCACAAGGAGCGTGAGCTCGGGCGGGGCGAACTGGCCCTGGTCCCGGTGGGCACGGCGGACTCGCTGCGGCTCGCGCGTTCGCTCGGGGTGCCGATGGGGGCGGTGGCGGCCGCGCGGGCCGTCCTGGAGGGCGCGGGGCGCCGGCTGGACCTGCTGGTCGACGACTGCGACGAGGTGGTGCTCGGGGCGCTGCGGGTGCCCGCGCTCGGGCCGGCGCGGGCGCGGGCCGCCTCGCCGACGGTGTGGGGGGCGGCGCGCTCCCTCGTACGCACCCTGGTGCGGGCGCCCGCGCCGGTCGCGGCGGCGGTGGCGCACCGGTTGCGGGTGGAGGCGGACGGGGTGCTCCTGAGCGACCTCGACCTGCCGGTGGCCGGGGTGTCCGTCGCCTCCGCGGACGGGCTGGCGCAGGTCGCGGTGCGGGGGTGTGCGGGGGAGTGGGTGCGGGCGTCGGCGCGGGCGGTCACGATCTCCGGGCCGGTGGGTGGGTTTCGCTACCGCGCGGATGGGGTGGCGGCGGGGCCTGTACGCACGCGTACGTGGACGGTACGCCCGGGGGCGTGGGAGCTGATCCTCCCAACTTAG
- a CDS encoding cytochrome P450 codes for MDHTPFRPDAQDFVTDPYPAYAELRAAGRIHHHAPTNQWLIPHHADVSALLRDRRLGRSYQHRFTHEEFGRTPPPPAHEPFHTLNDHGMLDLEPPDHTRIRRLVSQAFTPRTVERLAPTVRRLAARLVDDFVAAGGGDLVAEVAEPLPVAVIAEMLGIPAADRPLLRPWSAAICGMYELNPSEETAARAVRASLEFGGYLRELIAERRTSPGDDLISALIAAYDDEGAGSRLTEQEMISTCVLLLNAGHEATVNTTANGWWALLSNPGQLAALRAAPEALLSTAVEELMRYDTPLQLFERWVLEDIEFAGQVLPRGSEVALLFGSANHDPARFLNPAVLDLARADNPHISFGAGIHYCLGAPLARLELLASFGELLAKAPHLRLAAEPGRGPGFVIRGLTELQVLC; via the coding sequence ATGGACCACACCCCGTTCCGCCCCGACGCCCAGGACTTCGTGACCGACCCCTACCCCGCCTACGCGGAACTCCGCGCGGCCGGGCGGATCCACCACCACGCGCCCACGAACCAGTGGCTGATCCCCCACCACGCCGACGTGTCCGCGCTGCTCCGGGACCGGCGGCTCGGCCGAAGCTATCAACACCGCTTCACGCACGAGGAGTTCGGCCGTACGCCGCCGCCTCCCGCGCACGAGCCCTTCCACACCCTCAACGACCACGGCATGCTCGACCTGGAGCCCCCGGACCACACCCGCATCCGCCGACTCGTCTCGCAGGCGTTCACCCCACGCACCGTCGAGCGGCTCGCTCCGACCGTGCGCCGTCTCGCCGCCCGGCTCGTGGACGACTTCGTCGCGGCGGGCGGCGGCGACCTCGTCGCGGAGGTCGCCGAACCCCTGCCCGTCGCCGTCATCGCCGAAATGCTCGGCATCCCCGCCGCGGACCGCCCTCTGCTGCGCCCCTGGTCCGCCGCGATCTGCGGCATGTACGAGCTGAACCCGAGCGAGGAGACCGCGGCCCGCGCCGTACGCGCCTCGCTCGAATTCGGCGGTTACCTGCGGGAGTTGATCGCCGAGCGGCGCACGAGTCCCGGGGACGACCTGATCTCCGCGCTCATCGCGGCGTACGACGACGAGGGCGCCGGCTCCCGTCTGACCGAGCAGGAGATGATCTCCACGTGTGTCCTGCTCCTGAACGCGGGGCACGAGGCGACCGTCAACACCACCGCGAATGGCTGGTGGGCGCTGCTGAGCAACCCCGGGCAGCTGGCCGCGCTCCGTGCCGCGCCGGAGGCCCTGCTTTCCACGGCCGTGGAGGAGCTGATGCGCTACGACACCCCGCTCCAGCTCTTCGAGCGGTGGGTGCTGGAGGACATCGAGTTCGCGGGGCAGGTTCTTCCGCGCGGCAGCGAGGTGGCGCTCCTCTTCGGCTCCGCCAACCACGACCCGGCCCGGTTCTTGAACCCCGCCGTCCTGGACCTCGCCCGCGCGGACAACCCGCACATCTCCTTCGGCGCGGGCATCCACTACTGCCTGGGCGCGCCGCTGGCCCGCCTGGAACTCCTGGCCTCCTTCGGAGAGTTGCTGGCGAAGGCGCCGCATCTGCGTTTGGCGGCGGAGCCGGGGCGGGGGCCGGGGTTCGTCATCCGGGGCCTGACGGAACTCCAGGTCCTTTGCTGA
- a CDS encoding response regulator transcription factor: MTIKVLIVDDQMMVREGFSVLLGAQPDIEVVGEAVDGREAVAQVRALRPDVVLMDIRMPGMNGIEATREIVAADGSSKVLVLTTFDLDEYVYQALRAGASGFLLKDASARQLADGVRVVASGEALLAPSVTRRLINEFARVLPAQRASSPTGEVEELTDRETEVLVLIAGGLSNQEIAERLVVAESTIKTHVSRVLVKLGLRDRTQAAVYAYETRLVTPS, translated from the coding sequence GTGACGATCAAGGTCCTCATCGTGGACGACCAGATGATGGTGCGCGAGGGGTTCTCCGTCCTGCTCGGCGCGCAGCCGGACATCGAGGTCGTCGGCGAGGCGGTCGACGGGCGCGAGGCGGTGGCGCAGGTCCGGGCGCTCCGCCCCGACGTGGTCCTGATGGACATCCGCATGCCCGGCATGAACGGCATCGAGGCGACGCGGGAGATCGTCGCGGCGGACGGCTCATCGAAGGTGCTCGTCCTGACCACCTTCGACCTCGACGAGTACGTCTACCAGGCGCTGCGGGCCGGGGCGTCCGGGTTCCTCCTCAAGGATGCCTCGGCGCGCCAACTCGCCGACGGTGTACGGGTGGTGGCGTCCGGGGAGGCGCTGCTCGCCCCCTCGGTGACCCGGCGCCTGATCAACGAGTTCGCCCGGGTCCTGCCGGCCCAGCGGGCGTCGTCGCCGACGGGTGAGGTCGAGGAGCTGACCGACCGCGAGACGGAGGTGCTGGTGCTGATCGCGGGGGGTCTTTCCAACCAGGAGATCGCGGAGCGGCTTGTGGTGGCGGAGTCGACGATCAAGACGCATGTCAGCCGGGTGCTGGTGAAGCTGGGCCTGCGCGACCGCACGCAGGCGGCGGTCTACGCCTACGAAACCCGCCTGGTCACCCCGTCCTGA
- a CDS encoding histidine kinase produces the protein MDAYGGLRRDLFHDAFAYRPLPPRRTDGAIARHLPGRLRETAAWAPHAVVCFLAFLTTLFGYTALSAFDGGRAFLLSGLIVAVPVVMTLVRPIGAFWLSCAVIVVSGMLGDHGGMSPWTPGTVFMHLSVLAVVALRTRPRVAAWMWAVTLAISVVLSTMRGRTDSLGSVQMAVFYGTVLLVISVVHIRKDAERQVSAEKSVTAVERDRRTVLEERTNIARELHDVVAHHMSVVAIQAEAAPYRVENTPPELTQAFATIRENAVAALTELRRVLGVVRAEDYEAPDAPQPTLADLDSLLANVREAGLPVEKVITGAVRELPQGVELSAYRIIQEALSNTLRHAPGAGARVEIGYVLGGLGLRVVNGPATSQAGPSQGSGHGLTGMAERVAMLGGVMTAERTAEGGYEVTVFIPVAPVAPAEPASTVDLAKETGERA, from the coding sequence ATGGACGCGTACGGAGGGCTGCGCCGGGACCTGTTCCACGACGCGTTCGCCTACCGGCCGCTCCCGCCCCGCCGGACGGACGGCGCGATAGCGCGCCACCTGCCGGGACGCCTGCGCGAGACGGCCGCCTGGGCGCCGCACGCGGTGGTCTGCTTCCTGGCGTTCCTCACGACGCTGTTCGGCTACACCGCTCTGAGCGCGTTCGACGGCGGCCGCGCCTTTCTGCTGAGCGGGCTGATCGTGGCGGTGCCGGTGGTCATGACGCTGGTACGCCCCATCGGCGCGTTCTGGCTCTCGTGCGCGGTGATCGTGGTCAGCGGGATGCTGGGGGACCACGGCGGCATGAGCCCGTGGACGCCAGGGACGGTGTTCATGCACCTGAGCGTCCTGGCCGTGGTGGCGCTGCGCACCCGGCCCCGGGTGGCGGCCTGGATGTGGGCGGTCACGCTCGCCATCAGCGTGGTGCTGAGCACCATGAGGGGCCGCACGGACTCCCTGGGCAGCGTGCAGATGGCTGTCTTCTACGGCACGGTCCTGCTCGTCATCTCCGTGGTGCACATCCGCAAGGACGCCGAGCGGCAGGTCAGCGCGGAGAAGTCGGTCACCGCCGTCGAGCGGGACCGGCGCACGGTCCTGGAGGAGCGCACCAACATCGCCCGCGAGCTGCACGACGTGGTGGCACACCACATGTCGGTGGTCGCCATCCAGGCCGAGGCCGCGCCCTACCGGGTCGAGAACACCCCGCCCGAGCTCACCCAGGCCTTCGCCACGATCCGCGAGAACGCGGTGGCCGCGCTCACCGAACTGCGCCGGGTGCTCGGTGTCGTACGCGCCGAGGACTACGAGGCGCCGGACGCCCCCCAGCCCACCCTCGCCGACCTGGACAGCCTCCTCGCCAACGTCCGCGAGGCCGGGCTGCCCGTGGAGAAGGTCATCACCGGCGCGGTGCGCGAACTCCCGCAGGGCGTCGAGCTGTCGGCGTACCGGATCATCCAGGAAGCGCTCAGCAACACCCTGCGGCACGCGCCGGGGGCCGGGGCGCGGGTGGAGATCGGGTACGTTCTGGGCGGGCTCGGCCTACGCGTCGTCAACGGGCCCGCGACCTCGCAGGCGGGGCCGTCGCAGGGGTCGGGGCACGGGCTCACGGGCATGGCGGAACGGGTGGCGATGCTCGGCGGTGTGATGACCGCCGAGCGGACGGCCGAGGGCGGCTACGAGGTCACCGTCTTCATCCCGGTCGCCCCGGTCGCCCCGGCCGAGCCGGCGTCCACCGTGGACCTGGCCAAGGAGACAGGAGAGCGGGCGTGA
- a CDS encoding FBP domain-containing protein, with protein sequence MKPLTERDIRTAFVNCTKGEAKRMAVPHDLAERPWEELDYFGWRDPQAPDRGYLVIELDGRLQGLALRCSGAVSGRQRRSMCSMCLTTHAGGVSLMVAPKAGRPGKQGNSVGAYICADLDCSLYVRGRKTADAGSRLHETLTVEEKIERTVWNVAAFVAKVTADA encoded by the coding sequence ATGAAGCCGCTCACCGAACGAGACATCCGTACCGCCTTCGTGAACTGCACCAAGGGCGAGGCCAAGCGCATGGCCGTGCCGCACGACCTGGCCGAGCGGCCCTGGGAGGAGCTGGACTACTTCGGCTGGCGCGATCCGCAGGCACCCGACCGCGGCTACCTCGTCATCGAGCTGGACGGCCGCCTCCAGGGCCTGGCGCTGCGCTGCTCCGGCGCGGTCTCGGGCCGCCAGCGCCGCAGCATGTGCTCGATGTGCCTGACCACCCACGCCGGCGGCGTGTCCCTGATGGTCGCCCCGAAGGCGGGCAGGCCCGGCAAGCAGGGCAATTCGGTGGGCGCCTACATCTGCGCCGACCTCGACTGCTCGCTCTACGTACGCGGAAGGAAGACGGCGGACGCCGGCTCGCGGCTGCACGAGACGCTGACGGTGGAGGAGAAGATCGAGCGGACGGTCTGGAACGTCGCGGCGTTCGTCGCGAAGGTGACGGCGGACGCCTGA
- a CDS encoding WHG domain-containing protein translates to MARVGLTTERLVRAGAELADEVGFEQVTVSALARRFDVKVASLYSHVKNSQDLRTRLALLALEEMAHRAADAVAGRSGKDALAALGNVYRDYAHEHPGRYAAAQLRLDPQAAAASAGARHSGMTRAILRGYDLTEPDATHAVRLLGSVFHGYISLEMGGGFSHSAPDTQQTWERTLDALDALLRNWPPA, encoded by the coding sequence ATGGCACGCGTGGGGCTCACCACTGAACGGCTGGTCCGGGCGGGCGCCGAGCTGGCCGACGAGGTCGGCTTCGAGCAGGTGACCGTCTCGGCGCTGGCCAGACGGTTCGACGTGAAGGTCGCGAGCCTGTACTCGCACGTCAAGAACTCCCAGGACCTCAGGACCCGGCTCGCGCTGCTCGCCCTCGAGGAGATGGCGCACCGGGCCGCCGACGCGGTGGCGGGCCGCTCCGGAAAGGACGCGCTCGCCGCCCTCGGCAACGTCTACCGCGACTACGCCCACGAGCACCCCGGCCGCTACGCCGCCGCCCAGCTGCGCCTCGACCCGCAGGCGGCGGCCGCGAGCGCGGGCGCCCGGCACTCGGGGATGACACGGGCGATCCTGCGCGGCTACGACCTCACCGAACCCGACGCGACCCACGCCGTACGGCTGCTCGGCAGCGTCTTCCACGGCTACATCAGCCTGGAGATGGGCGGCGGGTTCAGCCACAGCGCCCCCGACACCCAGCAGACCTGGGAGCGGACCCTGGACGCGCTCGACGCCCTGCTGCGCAACTGGCCCCCGGCATGA
- a CDS encoding GDSL-type esterase/lipase family protein, producing the protein MPPHTPIAHPVHTPITAQLLRGAVELERTEHGLLPHRLPARARAQGADAQLLMAESQPSGVRLALRTRATAIELDTLPTKRVYVGTPARPDGLYDLLVDGRRVAQGSVSCGNTLAIDMTTGATEYRPGEPGTVRFTGLSPDIKDVEIWLPHNETTELVALRTDAPVEPVPGRGRAVWLHHGSSISHGTDAASPATTWPALAASLGGAELVNLGFGGGALLDPFTARTMRDTAADLISVKIGINVVNADLMRLRAFVPAVHGFLDTIRDGHPGAPLLVISPILCPIHEDTPGPCAPDLAELAAGRLRFLATGDPAQRASGKLTLSVIREELAALVAARSAYDPNLHYLDGRSLYGERDAEELPLPDALHPDAATHRRMGERFAQLAFGHGAFATARR; encoded by the coding sequence ATGCCGCCCCACACGCCGATCGCGCACCCCGTGCACACCCCCATCACCGCCCAACTTCTGCGCGGCGCCGTCGAGTTGGAACGCACCGAGCACGGACTGCTGCCGCACCGGCTGCCCGCGCGGGCCCGCGCCCAGGGCGCCGACGCACAGCTGCTCATGGCCGAGTCCCAGCCCTCCGGTGTACGCCTGGCCCTGCGCACCCGGGCCACCGCGATCGAACTGGACACGCTGCCCACCAAGCGCGTGTACGTCGGCACACCGGCGCGCCCCGACGGGCTCTACGACCTGCTCGTGGACGGCCGCCGCGTCGCGCAAGGCAGCGTGTCCTGCGGCAACACGCTCGCCATCGACATGACCACGGGCGCCACCGAGTACCGGCCGGGCGAGCCCGGCACCGTGCGCTTCACCGGCCTCTCGCCCGACATCAAGGACGTCGAGATCTGGCTGCCGCACAACGAGACGACCGAGCTCGTCGCGCTGCGCACCGACGCACCCGTCGAGCCGGTCCCCGGCCGGGGCCGCGCGGTCTGGCTGCACCACGGCAGTTCGATCAGCCACGGCACCGACGCCGCGAGCCCCGCCACCACCTGGCCCGCGCTCGCCGCCTCGCTCGGCGGCGCCGAGCTGGTCAACCTCGGATTCGGCGGCGGCGCGCTGCTCGACCCGTTCACCGCGCGGACCATGCGGGACACGGCCGCCGACCTGATCAGCGTCAAGATCGGGATCAACGTGGTCAACGCCGACCTGATGCGGCTGCGCGCCTTCGTCCCGGCGGTGCACGGCTTCCTCGACACCATCAGGGACGGGCACCCGGGCGCCCCGCTCCTGGTGATCTCGCCCATCCTGTGCCCCATCCACGAGGACACCCCGGGCCCCTGCGCGCCCGACCTCGCGGAACTGGCCGCCGGACGCCTTCGGTTCCTGGCGACGGGCGACCCGGCGCAGCGGGCGAGCGGGAAGCTCACGCTGTCCGTGATCCGGGAGGAGCTGGCGGCGCTGGTGGCGGCCCGCTCGGCGTACGACCCCAACCTCCACTACCTGGACGGCCGTTCGCTCTACGGCGAGCGGGACGCCGAGGAGCTGCCGCTGCCCGACGCCCTCCACCCGGACGCCGCGACCCACCGCCGCATGGGCGAGCGGTTCGCCCAACTGGCCTTCGGGCACGGTGCGTTCGCGACCGCACGCCGCTGA
- a CDS encoding alpha/beta hydrolase, whose product MTDPAERDAAEEASAFSHPAVAPDATAAYGDHPDQVVDFYAPRGARAGAPLVVLLHGGAWRAPYDRAHLSPLADFLARRGFAVANVEYRRGSLLPQQGGAGPVAGRWPDTFDDVATVLDALPALVRDAVPGADPRRTVLAGHSAGGQLALWASARHVLPPGSPWRTPAPAALRGVVALAPIADFASAVELDVCSGAVTQLLGGAAELAARAPHADPAALLPTGIATTVVQGREDIVVPRAVAEAYVDAAAKAGEMVGLTLLDDVGHFPLIDPSADACAVVAEEIAQLAY is encoded by the coding sequence ATGACGGATCCCGCAGAGCGTGACGCGGCCGAAGAGGCATCCGCCTTCTCCCATCCCGCCGTCGCCCCCGACGCCACCGCTGCCTACGGCGACCACCCCGATCAGGTGGTCGACTTCTACGCCCCGAGGGGCGCCCGCGCCGGCGCCCCCCTGGTGGTGCTGCTGCACGGCGGTGCCTGGCGCGCCCCGTACGACCGCGCGCACCTCAGCCCCCTCGCGGACTTCCTGGCCCGGCGCGGGTTCGCGGTGGCCAACGTCGAGTACCGGCGCGGGAGTCTGCTGCCGCAGCAGGGCGGTGCGGGCCCGGTTGCCGGGCGCTGGCCCGACACGTTCGACGACGTGGCGACGGTCCTGGACGCGCTGCCCGCTCTCGTACGCGACGCCGTGCCCGGCGCCGATCCGCGCCGCACCGTTCTGGCCGGGCACTCGGCGGGCGGCCAGCTCGCGCTGTGGGCGTCGGCCCGGCACGTGCTGCCGCCCGGCTCCCCGTGGCGCACCCCGGCCCCCGCCGCCCTGCGCGGCGTGGTGGCCCTCGCCCCGATCGCCGACTTCGCGAGCGCGGTGGAGCTCGACGTGTGCTCGGGCGCGGTCACCCAACTCCTGGGTGGCGCCGCCGAGTTGGCCGCAAGGGCCCCGCACGCCGACCCTGCGGCCCTGCTCCCCACCGGGATCGCCACGACCGTGGTGCAGGGCCGCGAGGACATCGTCGTACCCCGGGCGGTGGCGGAGGCGTACGTGGACGCGGCGGCGAAGGCGGGCGAGATGGTGGGCCTGACACTCCTCGACGACGTCGGGCACTTCCCGCTCATCGACCCCTCGGCCGACGCGTGCGCGGTGGTGGCCGAGGAGATCGCCCAGCTGGCGTACTGA
- the kynU gene encoding kynureninase: MKTGSSAAPGRATPTPPDALARKAAALDAADELARHRDLFALDDDVVYLDGNSLGALPRHVPARMQDVITREWGRLRIRSWEESGWWTAPERVGDRIAPLIGADPGTVVVGDSTSVNVFKALVGAVRLAGDDRDEILVDASTFPTDGYVAESAARMTGRRVRALAPADIPAALGPRTAAVLVNHVDYRTGRLNDLPGTTAAVHAAGALAVWDLCHSAGALPVGLGAHGVDFAVGCTYKYLNGGPGSPAYLYVRADHQDRFDTPLPGWNSHEDPFGMRAAYAPGKGAARGRVGTPDILSLLALESALDVWDGVSIEAVRSKSLALTDFFLECVTAYVPAGRVTSVTPEPAAERGSQVSLRCENAGDVMRALIAAGVVGDHRRPDVLRFGFTPLYVGFADAHRAAVRLAALLS, encoded by the coding sequence ATGAAGACCGGGTCCTCGGCCGCGCCCGGGCGCGCGACCCCGACCCCGCCCGACGCACTGGCCCGCAAGGCCGCCGCCCTTGACGCCGCCGACGAACTCGCCCGCCACCGCGACCTGTTCGCGCTCGACGACGACGTGGTCTACCTCGACGGCAACTCGCTGGGCGCGCTGCCCCGGCACGTGCCGGCCCGTATGCAGGACGTCATCACCCGCGAGTGGGGCCGCCTGCGCATCCGCTCGTGGGAGGAGAGCGGGTGGTGGACCGCGCCGGAACGCGTCGGCGACCGGATCGCGCCGCTCATCGGCGCGGACCCCGGCACGGTCGTGGTCGGCGACTCGACGAGCGTGAACGTCTTCAAGGCGCTGGTGGGCGCGGTGCGCCTGGCGGGGGATGACCGGGACGAGATCCTGGTCGACGCCTCGACGTTCCCCACCGACGGGTACGTCGCGGAGTCGGCGGCGCGCATGACGGGCCGCCGGGTGCGGGCCCTTGCCCCCGCCGACATCCCGGCCGCGCTGGGCCCGCGCACGGCCGCCGTCCTGGTCAACCACGTGGACTACCGCACGGGCCGCCTGAACGACCTGCCGGGCACGACCGCCGCCGTCCACGCGGCGGGCGCCCTCGCGGTGTGGGACCTGTGCCACAGCGCGGGCGCGCTGCCGGTGGGACTCGGCGCGCACGGCGTGGACTTCGCGGTGGGCTGCACCTACAAGTACCTGAACGGCGGCCCGGGTTCACCCGCGTACCTGTATGTGCGCGCCGACCACCAGGACCGCTTCGACACCCCGCTGCCCGGCTGGAACTCGCACGAGGACCCCTTCGGGATGCGGGCGGCGTACGCGCCGGGCAAGGGCGCGGCCCGTGGCCGGGTCGGCACCCCGGACATCCTGTCGCTGCTCGCCCTGGAGTCCGCGCTCGACGTGTGGGACGGCGTCTCCATCGAGGCGGTCAGGAGCAAGTCCCTGGCCCTGACGGACTTCTTCCTGGAGTGCGTCACGGCGTACGTACCGGCGGGCAGGGTCACCTCGGTGACGCCCGAGCCCGCCGCCGAGCGCGGCAGCCAGGTGTCGCTGCGCTGCGAGAACGCGGGTGACGTGATGCGCGCCCTCATCGCGGCGGGCGTGGTGGGCGACCACCGCCGCCCCGACGTCCTGCGCTTCGGCTTCACGCCGCTGTACGTGGGCTTCGCCGACGCGCACCGGGCGGCGGTGCGCCTCGCGGCGCTTCTGTCCTGA
- a CDS encoding tryptophan 2,3-dioxygenase family protein encodes MSSKMSEPVTPPERGDEPETPNLDFAGTTPYEDYVQADVLTHLQHPLSDDPGEMVFLVTTQVMELWFTVIVHEWETASRALRADDVRVAVDALKRSVRELEALNASWTPLAQLTPAQFNSYRSALGEGSGFQSAMYRRMEFLLGDKSASMLVPHRGAPRVHAELEKALGEPSLYDEVLALLARRGYAIPASLLQRDLTRKYEPSTEVEAVWSELYAGDQNAELVRLGEALTDVGELVWRWRNDHLVATRRAMGTKVGTGGSAGVAWLEKRATKNVFPELWTARSHV; translated from the coding sequence ATGTCATCAAAGATGTCCGAACCGGTCACACCGCCCGAGCGGGGCGACGAGCCGGAGACCCCCAACCTGGACTTCGCGGGCACCACCCCCTACGAGGACTACGTCCAGGCCGACGTCCTCACCCACCTCCAGCACCCGCTCTCCGACGACCCGGGCGAGATGGTCTTCCTGGTCACCACCCAGGTCATGGAGCTGTGGTTCACGGTCATCGTGCACGAGTGGGAGACCGCGTCGCGGGCCCTGCGCGCGGATGACGTGCGGGTGGCGGTGGACGCCCTGAAGCGTTCGGTACGGGAACTCGAGGCGCTGAACGCGTCGTGGACGCCGCTGGCGCAGCTGACCCCGGCCCAGTTCAACTCCTACCGGTCCGCGCTCGGCGAGGGCTCCGGGTTCCAGTCGGCGATGTACCGGCGGATGGAGTTCCTGCTCGGCGACAAGTCGGCCTCGATGCTGGTGCCGCACCGGGGCGCGCCGCGCGTGCACGCCGAGCTGGAGAAGGCGCTGGGCGAGCCGAGTCTGTACGACGAAGTGCTCGCGCTGCTCGCGCGGCGCGGGTACGCGATCCCCGCGTCCCTCCTCCAGCGCGACCTGACCCGCAAGTACGAGCCGTCCACCGAGGTCGAGGCGGTCTGGTCCGAGTTGTACGCGGGCGACCAGAACGCCGAACTGGTGCGCCTGGGCGAGGCGTTGACGGATGTCGGCGAGCTGGTGTGGCGCTGGCGCAACGACCACCTGGTGGCGACCCGGCGGGCCATGGGCACGAAAGTCGGCACCGGCGGCTCGGCGGGCGTGGCCTGGCTGGAGAAGCGCGCCACCAAGAACGTGTTCCCCGAGCTGTGGACGGCGCGCAGCCATGTCTGA
- a CDS encoding DUF3152 domain-containing protein: MLLVAGALIAATLAGGVAVAQWPGRSTSGVEGGNIAASPPREQSPQPAEAQLKPPPPSKDPSGSPDPSGSGAPKTDDVPQSGPGTFTAAKASGKVVGAGGPLRRYQVQVEDGADVSAAQAALDIQTILSDPRSWAAHGKGRFQLVSSGADVVIKIATPKTTDKLCAAVGDTGGELNCEVTGGVVVNLKRWVTGSPQYDGPPAEYRHLIINHEIGHLIGYHQHMACPGPGKTAPVMMQQIKGLNGCKSNAWPYTAQGTFITGPSVP; this comes from the coding sequence GTGCTGCTCGTCGCCGGGGCGCTGATCGCGGCCACCCTGGCCGGCGGGGTCGCCGTCGCCCAGTGGCCGGGCCGATCCACGTCCGGCGTGGAGGGCGGCAACATCGCGGCGAGCCCCCCGCGCGAGCAGTCCCCCCAGCCCGCCGAGGCCCAGCTCAAGCCGCCCCCGCCGAGCAAGGACCCGAGCGGATCGCCGGACCCGAGCGGATCGGGCGCCCCCAAGACGGACGACGTCCCGCAGTCGGGCCCTGGCACCTTCACCGCCGCTAAGGCATCCGGCAAGGTCGTCGGCGCCGGCGGCCCGCTGCGCCGCTACCAGGTGCAGGTCGAGGACGGCGCGGATGTCTCCGCCGCCCAGGCCGCCCTCGACATCCAGACCATCCTGTCCGACCCGCGCAGCTGGGCCGCCCACGGCAAGGGCCGCTTCCAGCTGGTATCCAGCGGCGCCGACGTCGTCATCAAGATCGCCACTCCGAAGACCACCGACAAACTCTGCGCGGCCGTCGGCGACACCGGCGGCGAGCTGAACTGCGAGGTCACCGGCGGTGTCGTCGTCAACCTCAAGCGCTGGGTCACGGGGTCGCCGCAGTACGACGGGCCGCCCGCCGAGTACCGCCATCTGATCATCAACCACGAGATAGGCCACCTCATCGGCTACCACCAGCACATGGCGTGCCCGGGGCCCGGCAAGACCGCCCCGGTGATGATGCAGCAGATCAAGGGCCTCAACGGCTGCAAGTCCAACGCCTGGCCCTACACCGCGCAGGGAACGTTCATCACGGGCCCCTCGGTGCCCTGA
- a CDS encoding DUF3151 domain-containing protein: MSLHENLLGGPAPTLLPDDPEPRDLLAAGTAPADVAAKYPTSSLAWAQLADDAFDAGRTVESYAYARTGYHRGLDSLRRAGWKGHGPVPFEHEPNRGFLRALHALARAAQAIGEEGEYERCTTFLRDSSPLAADTLG, encoded by the coding sequence ATGTCCCTTCACGAAAACCTCCTCGGCGGCCCCGCCCCCACCCTGCTCCCCGACGACCCGGAGCCCCGCGACCTGCTCGCCGCCGGCACCGCCCCGGCCGACGTCGCCGCGAAGTACCCCACCTCCTCCCTCGCCTGGGCGCAGCTCGCCGACGACGCGTTCGACGCCGGCCGCACCGTCGAGTCGTACGCCTACGCCCGCACCGGCTACCACCGCGGTCTGGACTCGCTGCGCCGCGCCGGGTGGAAGGGCCACGGCCCGGTCCCCTTCGAGCACGAGCCCAACCGGGGCTTCCTGCGCGCCCTGCACGCCCTGGCGCGCGCCGCGCAGGCGATCGGTGAGGAGGGCGAGTACGAGCGCTGCACGACCTTCCTGCGGGACTCCTCGCCGCTCGCCGCAGACACCCTGGGCTGA